The Lutra lutra chromosome 7, mLutLut1.2, whole genome shotgun sequence genome segment GCACTCAGAGGACCAGGGGAAGTGGAGCCGAATCCTCTGATGGCAAGGGCATGACCTTTTCAAAGGACCCTGCACTCTGCACCTCGGAGGGAGCCTTAGAAACTAGAGCATTCATGGGGGAACACATACAACGCGTGCTTGAAATCCTgtgggagaggggcacagaggCACTATGAAGCTAGAAAGTATTTGTTGTGGTGGTGCCCAAGAACAAACTTGGTAGTCCTTTTTTTctaactgatatttttaataatccCTTTCCCCACAAGCAACTCAGGGATGATATTAGATTTTCTGTGTTTCCAGGGGTTGCTAGGCAACGTTTCTAGGCAGCTGGAGATATTTCCATAGTAAGCAAGTCATGTTCTACCACAAAGGCCAtggtttgaaaaatacatttttcatctaTCATCTATAAACCCAGTGTTTTAATACTAGGGGCCTTTTATCATAGCTAAAATGAGATTCAGCGTTTTGATAATAGTAACTACCGAGTGCTTTAGCATCAGGCCCTGATATAATTCTGCTCTGGGAACACACCAACACCAAAGCACGTGTCAGGTTTTATAGGTATCATAAGTCAAGCATGgtcaacaaaataaatcaaagaaaattcagccaggcagattttttttaataaatagaagtgtatttttaaagagcttttagAGGCTGGTGTTTTGGCTTCTGCCTTTAATTTCAAACTGAATAGCACAGTTTGATTTTCCCtgatgttctttattttctttcacttttttattgttattatttcaaaaaaatgtaaagtaacCCATCATATTATGAAGTTTACCTGGGGtctccttttatttcatttaaaatataaaatatgccaGTAATCTATATATTTTTGCTAAATTCTATTTTGATTCTCTTTAATTAGATGCTTCTGAATATCCTCAATGTGTGGGATGCTTAAAACAAATTCAAATGTTCACTGTGTCTAGAggtttaaatacacacacacacatatttcataAACCCTGAGCTACAATGCTGCTATTTGTTATAGAAAATCAGCTTTAACTATAAACGTGCTAATCAATAGTGGATAACATTATTTCTCATTCTGGCCCACTGCCAGAACCAAAACTATTTCTTTAAAGACAGGCAGCTATTCCTAATGCAGAGCCCTCTTCCCCTCTGAAGGGCAAAGGATGCCAAACTTCTAACGCCAAGGAACTGACAGAGTCACATTTCCTGGGCTCCAAGGACCTTTGCAGAACTGGCATTCACACAAGCACTCTTCCAGGGTTTTCTTAGGCACAAATTAACCCACTCTCTTTCACAAGTAAAAATACCGCTTGTTGATTCCTCAAGTGCTCAAAATACCAGTTAAATTTACCATATGAAAACCAACACTTTTTGGACTCATTTCCCTAATGTGTCCCCATTTATGTAGTCTCAGAAAATGAGTTGGTCACTTCCAAAATAACACATTTatatcagattcttttttttaatggattccacataaaacaagagagagagggagagggaaggaaggaaggaaggaagagggggagggaggggtagagagaaagaaggatggagggatgggaggggagggaggaaactcaataaaacaatattttacatTGATctggtatctattttttttatttttcttgcagcTACAGATACCTGACAGAACAAAGAGGCCTGAGGCTGAGAAATTTACCAACAGAAGTAGGCAAAGTGGCAAATTCATACTCCAAAAATAAGTATCTTCTGTAATAGACAATTTTCAAAACCAGACAGATCTATGGAATTAAGGTAACTTTAATATTTGTACTCACTCCCAATATTATTGAGCTATTGAGTTATTGAGTTATTGAGCAGTAAGTTATTGAGTTATTGAGTTAACTCAATGTTATTGAGTTATTAAGCAGTAAGCTCtcctccattcattcaacaaatcctGAGACCCCACTATATGCCAGGTACTCGGACAGTCTCTGGAGATACAAGTGAAAGGCATGTTTTCCCTGCCTCCAAGAAGCTTCCAACCTGGAGGTGATACAGACAAGTAGCCAGGCAACGATAGCGATATGATAAGTGTTGGATAGAAATAAACTCAGAGGCTGGGAGAACACAGCAGGGCTCAGGAGGAAGCCTTCTCCAAGCTAAGACCTGAAGGATCCACAAAGCTAGCCATGAGAAGttgtggggaagaggaggaggaaggagaacagGAGTGTGTCAGACAGAAGGATCTTTGAGTGGCTAGGAGAACACTACACAATGGTTGGAGCACTaagatgtatgtgtgtggtgaGACTGGGAAACCAGGGCCCAGGTCAGCAATGCCAAGTGAGTTATTGAAAGAACACTGGTATTGATCTGTAGTTAATAGAGAGTGGTTAGAGTTTGAAGCTGGGGAGTGACACCAAATTCACTGTCTGGAAGGTCACTGCTGTAGTTTGCTAAAGTCTGCAGTCTGCTAAAGTCTGCTAAAGCTAACAGAGTACAACAGACTAGTGACTTacataacagaaatgtattttctttcagttctaaaaGTTAGAAGTCCAAGAACAAGGTGGCAGCAGGATTGacttcttctgaggcctctctgtttgacttacagatggctgccttctccctaTGTCTTCCTGTGGACATCCCTCTGTGcttgtctgtgtcctaatctattcttcttataaggatgccagtcatgttggattagggcccaccctaatgacctcattttaacttactttcctttttaaagactgtctccaaatatagtcacattctgaggtactataGGTTAGGATATCAACACAAGAATTTGGAGGGGCACATAATTTATCCACATAACTGTCACTTGACTGTAAAAGTAGAGAAGACCTTGAGATGATAAGACTGGAGGAAGGACAGGTGACAGAAGAACCCAGAGTGTGTATttccagaaggagagaggagttAGCAGCACCCAAGTTTCCTCCTCCAAGGCAAAAAGAAAGTAAGGACTGAAAACTGCTTACTTGAAAGAATTAGGGGCAAAGAAGTCATAGATGATCTTGGTAAGACCAAGGATCAGTCACAGGTGCAGGTAACCCCTCAGGAAGTTTACCTGTGAAGGCAGGAGAGAGATTAAGGATAACAGAGTCAAGAGAGGACTCATTTTATTCACAAATAATTATTCAGTTCCCAATGTGCACAAAGGACTGACAAAGTACATTAGATGAAACATTGTCATTGGCAAGACCAACATTTTGAGCTAATAGAGAAATTACAATTGTGTTTTTTTAGAAATAGTTTCTGTGTATATAGtcagagaccagaatacaccaaGAGTGATATCAATTGCTGAGTTTGGGAATTAGATTTAAGAATAatccttcaggggcgcctgggtggctcagtgggttaagccgctgccttcggctcaggtcatgatctcagggtcctgggatccagttccgcatcgggctctctgctcagcagggagcctgcttccctctctctctctctctgcctgcctctccgtctacttgtgatctctctctgtcaaataaataaataaaaatctttaaaaaaaaaaaaaaaaaaaaagaataatccttcaggacgcctgggtggctcaatgggttaaacctctgccttcggctcaggtcatgatctcagggtcctggaatcgagtcccgcattgggctctctgcttggcagggagcctgcttcctcctctctctctgcctgcctctctgcctgcttgtgatttctctctgtcaaataaataaaatctttaaaaaaaaaataatccttcaaCTGTGTTTCTTCTCTATTATTAAGAGTCCCTatggtttgctttcctcttttttttcccttcccacatattaatgttttcttaaattccacatatgattgaaatcatatggtatctgtctttctctgacttatttcactcagcataatatactcgagttccatccacattgttacaaatggcaagggtccaatttttgatggctgcataatattccactcaTATagataccaccttttctttatgcattcaccagttgatggacattggggctctttccataatttggctattgttgataatgctgctgtaaacttTGGGGTACATGTACCCTTTCAAATCTGTACTTTcgtatcctttgaataaatacctagtaaaaCAATTGCTGTATCTTAGGACAGttatatttttgactttttgtggaatctccatactgttttccagaatggctgcaccagcttgcattcccaccaacagtataaatGGGTTGTCCcgtttccacatccttgccaaaatctgttgtttcatgtgtttttaattttagcattctgaaagttgtgaggtggtatctcaccatggttttgatttgtatttccctgacaatgAGTGATATTGAGCCTCCTTCATGAGTCTATTattcatctggatgtcttctctggaaaaatgtctgttcatatcttcttcccatttcttaactggatcatttggttttttttggtgtttgccACAATCTCTTCTCAAACAGTGTATTAATCTACAAGAAGGAATGTAGTAAGGggagatattttatttaacttgggggggaaaaacaagaaaaaaaatatcttccctcctaatagcaaaagaaaaacattggaTCAAAGATCCTAAGAGTTTCATCTTGTATGTATATCTTGCCTGCCAATCTGATTGACTATCAACTTCTCAAGGATAGATATGTATTCTACACCTCTGTTGTCCCCACAAAAGTCAGCTCAGTGTTTCACTGTAGGAGTCTAActaatgcttaataaatatttgcttgttGAATTACTGAATGttaaacaaaatattgaaagagagaacaagccagGGCTAAGGTACAGggacatttttgaaaaacatactCCCTTTCTGAGACACTGTTTCCACTCCTTCCTTAAGTACTCTGGGACTTTAGTGATATTGCATACCATTCCCTAGTACTGTTTCTCTGGCTTTGGAAGGAAAGGGTGGTTCTCCTCTCCCACACCCTTCCTTGGCAATGATAAAAAAGATGCTATTTCTATCACATTtgaaaacagaacagagagacTTTACTTTCAGCTGCTTATTAGACATATTTAATGAACACCAACAATCAATTgtacatctttgttttgttgctaAGAACactaatgagatgcaataaaccCATACTAATAGCAGTCAAGGATCATGTATGAATCTAACAGTAACCTGTAACTGCTTAATTCCCAAATCACTTCTTTAAATAGACACTAGAAGGAAGCTACTGTAACCCTTCATGCACCAAACTAGATTGGTTCTATAATAAATCCCTAACTCAATTTAACAGCATTTCTTCAATCGACTGGTGGCTCCTGTTTTCTTGTGCAGTAAGGCTTCTCAGTCTAATGATAATTTACGTGATCATACTGGTATgatataaaagcattttttcaAGTAAAAGTTATCATGGATGAGAAAAATTTTCTATCTCTAGACAACTGCAGGATTAATCAACAGTTAATCTCAATCTGATTTCCTGTCCACTCACAGGGTTTCAGCCACCGATTTGGAAGGAAGTCTTGAGGGGTGGTTACATGGACAGTCTGTTGCAGTTATACCACTTGGGGGTCAAACCCCAGGTTTACTATTTGTATAATGTTGGGACATATAACCTCTTTGGCCTCAATTTTTCAACTCtaaaaataagatgataaaaaattaaaaataataacaaatatgaaacattaaaaatgcaaaggtAGGTAACTTTCTAACCAGAGAGCCATTTAGTATTTTGAGGCAAAATTcactattttagccattttagttGTACAATTCACAGCTTTTATTATATTCATGATGTTATACAGccatcgccccccccccccaaaaaaaaaaacccatattcaTTCAGAGGTCAGGCAGTCACTCTGTAATATTCCCCACCGcagaccctggcaaccacagatctgctttctgttcctacggatttgcctattctgcacatttcatataaatgggacaGTACAATAAAGAGTCCATGAAATTTGCTAAACAGACTAGTTAGCACATATCTAAAGTTTTGAAGATAAATAACCAAAGAattagaaacaattaaaagagattgcccctggggagagagagtggaatgtggagaaaaaaagcaCGCAAAGCTGCTTTTCACGTTAAGTTCTTTACTATTCAACATATGTATTAATTGATCatttaaactgaatttaattCATTACTTGATAGTTGATCATTTTCCTTATAACgagggatttttaaaacttagcGTTTATCTCATCAAGTTATTTGAAGAATAAGTGAGATAACACTTGTGAAATATGTGGCCCATGGTCTGGGATGCAGAGGTACTTGACACATGTAAGCTACCATAATTATGACTAATCATTATTAACCAGATGTATTAACCAGGATTgtatgtttgtgtcccctccaaaTTCCTATATTTAAATCCTAACCCCCAACAGGAAGGTATCAGGAGGTAGGGCCCTTAAGAGGTAATTAATTCATGAGGACAGAATCTTCATGATGGGATTAGGGTcctaagaagaagaaacaggacaGAGCTTGCTTCCTCTATATTCTCCATCACATGAAAAGTATGAGAAGATGATGGCCGACTGCAAACCACAAAGCGGAACCTCCCCTGACATGGGACCTGCCACCACTTTGAtctgggacttcccagcctctggaactgtgagaaataaatttctgctccTTTAGCCATCCAGTCTTCTGTCACAGTAGCCAGAACCAACTAACACATCAGGTTATCAGTGTTATACAACAATGGAATCAGAGCCATGTTGGGGCAGAGCCTAGAGTACTTTGATGGAGATGAACAGTGAAATCCCATGTATTTTATGGATATATACCACTAATATAATATCAAAATAGTTAATTAAATATAACTCTTAAACTCCCTCCATTTCTTATATGATTGGATAAATTTtgattgagaagaaaaaaagccttttaaataagacaaaacaaaagctgTCACTGAAGTTCCACCAGCCCATATGCAACAGCATGGCAACCATCCCCTCCAGCAGCTTACTCGTGGCCACCCAGGACTATTACTGGCACCGCCTGGGCTCCACTTCCAGTAACAGCTCCTTCGAAGTGCAGAGTATGGTGGGGAAGTCACTCCTCACCACCCGGGTCTCCCCAAGGCCAACCTGGGTCACTGGTATGCATGCTGCTGCTTCTGGAAGTCCACTCTCCCACTCATGGCTACAGTGTTGGAGTCCCCAGAATGCTTCAGAATCTTGCCAGGCCTCCAGCAGCACAATCACCTGCAACTTGGCTCTGGAAGCCATGAGGAGGCTTCCTGGTGGCCTGTCTGCCAAAGCCATGCCAACATCCTGAGTGGCCACCACCAGGCTTCAGGAGACGCTAGACTCATCAgagtccctcccctcccctctcttcccttcctctccccatcaacTAGGCAGGTTGCAGCAAGCAGAAGCAATTGGGTTCTTTTAAACCAAagtagcaaaacagaaaaaaggaagttGAGAGAATCCCAGTCTTTACTATCCAAGCCGCACCCAAGCCTTCTTCACACCCTGAAACCGTGTGCTTTGCACCAAGTGGAAAATAAACGGAATTCTGCATTTTAAGTGTTATGCTATCTATTGAGTCATTGTCAGACAAAGTGGAGAAAAAAGTACTTTGGAGAACCAACAAAACGTGGAAGGAGTATAATTTTGAGCTACCGACCAAACCAAGATCATAAGCAGTGGCGTCTCTTATCTCACTGTAAAAGAGAAACTTGGACCTTTTGCAGAAGTCAACACATCaacacacttgattttttttttaagattttatttatttatttgacagacagagatcacaagtaggcagagaggcaggcagagagagagagaggaagggaagcaggctccctgatgagcagagagcccgatgcggggctcgatcccaggaccccgggatcatgacctgagccgaaggcagtggctttaacccactgagccacccaggcgccccaacacacttgatttttaaacatgttttatcAATGCCACCTATTAATTGTCAAATATCAAAGTGACAGGTGAGGGGCTTCACACTGAGATAAGGCTAAATGCTAGCCCTAAAGTACTAATCACAACCCAAACGAATGCTACAGCGGCAGGGAGCAGGGGGGTGGCGCGCAGGTGAGTTAAAGACTTTCAGAACTAAAATGGACCTTgacggagcacctgggtggctcagtgagtcgAGCATCTgatcttaattttggctcaggtcatgatctcaggctcacgAGacaagatcaagccctgagtcaagctccatgctgagtgtggagcctgcttaaaattctctctctctctcggcccctccccaccctgctcacacactttctctttctctctctctctcaaataaataaaataaaaataaaatggacctAGGCAGCCAACCCCCCAACTCTTAAGTCCCTTCTAGAGCTAAACTGCCAAGTATCCTGCCCGGGAAGTTAAAGAAGCTGCTAAAGCATATGTTGCGAGCAACAGGGGtaataaaatgcaaagaagacaaaggaaaactgTCAGGATTTTCTGATACTTCTAATGTCTCTTCTAGGAGACATGGAGCTTTAGATACTCCTGAACAAAGACTCCAAGCTTTCTGTGACGTGAGACACAGAATCAGAAACAGTGGtgagcacttctttttttttttttttttaaagattttatttatttatttgacagagagagatcacaagaaggcagagaggcaggcagagagagaggaagggaagcaggctccctgctgagcagagagcccgacgtgggactcgatcccaggaccctgagatcatgacctgagccgaaggcagcggcttaacccactgagccacccaggtgcccagtggtGAGCACTTCTGAGAACACGTCCCAGgtttaaattccagctctgccccttGGTTGGGTGGCCTAAACTCTCTACACTCCAGTTTCTTCCCCTATGAGGCTAGTAAGAGTGTGACATCGTGatgtttttgtgaggattaattaaaatatactaataCTCCTTGTAAAGCACTTAGCCCTATGCCCATCAAAAGTGTGCATTAAATGTTACTGTCATTACGTTTAGTAGGTTGAAGTAACTCTGATCAAAGCCACATACACGTTGAGGAAAGGATGTTTGTAACACAAAGTAGGTTCTTCATTACAcaattgaagaaaaattttactCTGTCAAATAGTTTTACTTGAATACAACTGAAACCACTGAGATAAAGAAGTCTGAAAATAATCATTTCCTCCTATTGAGCTCATGAATATTCCGGCTCCCAGATGTGGTGAGATGagaatctctccctttctccttcccaggtTTCCCACAGGATCTGTATAAATATGACAGTcatagggaagaaaaaacaaaataaccatcTATTTACCTGGGAAGAATATCCACATAGGAGGCCAACCAACAGGGCAGATGCACAACTAGGGACATATAAAATCATCcctagtatttttgttttaggcCGTTTTCATTTggcaatattggtttcagttGCCCTAGTGAAAcgcatttctttttagcataatTTTCCTCCATTCCAGATCTGTTACTGGTCATGACTCTACATAGTCCCTTAAAACTCAAATCTGGAAAGAATCTCAGAGAACGTCTAGTTTGGCCTGTTCAtattacagatgatgaaactgatgCATGAAGAGATTAaatagttaaattaaattaatggtTGCCCATTACATTTATTAGAaatggaggaaacagaagcacaagAATATTGATTTTAGCTGAGGTACAAAAGGACAAAATGCTTTGCTAGTTATTAATATGCAGAATTACTGATTCATTTATTATTCTAACTACAGAATAAAACTCTCTTCCTAACTACCAAGAGCAAGCGATTTAATAACAAATAAACTATGCCAAAATGGTTATGGTCATTTTGTTTACCCTCAACCACCATAGGATGCCAGGTAATACCAGCATGCTAATTAATCCTGTCCATCTGGCTAATGTagtctttataatttataatccaAAGCCTTTGGGTACAAAGACCTATTAACATGCTAATATACCTTCTTACTATTCTAGCTGTTTTTCAATTAGTAATTATCTATAGAGTGAGCCAATGAAAGGCAACTTTTCCAAGTGATTAGCACCTTGGAAATCATAGTCAGGCTGGTTGCTGATTAACATTCTTCGTTTTGGCAGTTAGCATTTCTCATTTCAGCAAATTACTCTAGTGGGTTCAGTTGGTGGCTTGGGGCCATGAAAACCCAAGCCTATTCAATGGCCAATGactactttggaaaaaatataattatgacaTATGGATATGAGAAATTGATTCACTTGACAAAATGTTAtatcaaaatattcatttcagTTCTAAAAGACATTATGGAAACAACtgcagaaatttgaaaaaaatgtatattaaatgaTGTTATCAAATTACTGTTGGTCCTCCTAGGTGTGACAATGGCATTATGGAATCTAAGAAGatgctgaagtatttaggggTGAAGTGTCATGATGTCTGCAACTTGTATCTGAACAGTTCAGCAACAGATAGATAAGTAGATAagtgatagatagatgatagggaGATAACAGCAATTTTgacaaaatgcttttaaaaaattgtttcaaataGATCTATGAGGGAAATTTGTACTACAAATGTGTATTTCCAGAAAACTATATGCTTGTAACACCATATTAATAACTAGCATTTGAATTCTGTCACTCCTACTTGTctacctttttctctctctccctaaattaTTAAGAATGGCAGTTTAAAGTGAATAAGAtaacaaacattgtgaaaatattttaatgctttctctATCTTGGTACAACCATCTGTTGGACaatagagatatttaaaattactatgCGAGCAGTATTCCCACAATGAACATGCACACATTCTGGAAATGCAGTTCCAGTCTTCAGCTGCCTTAAAAACGCCCACTGGTATAAATAAGAATGCTTTTGAGCCATTTACATGTAGCCAACTTTGCCACTTATATTACCTCATGATTTTACTTCAGAGTCACCTTTATATGGTGTCAGTCACTCAAGGTCAGACAACAACGTGCTTTAAAATGTGGCTTCATATATGTAGCTAACTTTAAactctcttttaaaattcattttaaaatcaatataacTAACTGGTTTGAATATGGTGGTCAAACTAATAGTAGCAGGAATCTAaatgccataaataaataaaatgtgaggggcacctgggtggtttagtgggttaagagtcatctgcctttagctcaggtcatgatcctgaggtcctgggatggagctctatatgggctccccactcagcagggagtctgcttctccctctccctctgctcctcccctctccacatgtgtgcatgctctctctctagcaaataaataaataaaatcttttaaaaaaattaaaaatgtggacCATTAGACAAGCGTGTAAATAAATCAGAGTCCACAATTCCAAAAGAGCCATAAGGAATTACTATCAAATTTGTTAAGAGATTGTCTACATTTTTTTGGTGCTATTAAAGATGTAATCCTAAACCAGAAGCAACCATTGAATAATGATTAGAGTAGTAAACATTCATTAAAACATCAGATCACCATAGCTGACATTTCCATATGTGAATAAATACCCCTAATAACTTGCTGTTGATAAGACAAGTATGAAGCCATATCAGTGCAATACAATGTTGTAGCTGTTCTGGAAACAGCCCATTTTCATTTAATAGCAAATTAAGCAGGCTTTTCAGAGGACTAAAtgccaataaataaaatgtaaaatcacattatatattcattcacGTATTCGATGacactgatttctttcctttttgggagaaggaaaatgaattacAAGTATGTAGTAAAAGACTGAGAAATACATTGCTCTATATTAAAGAATTACATTTAACAATAATGCAAAGCATTCTGTAATTGCCTCCATAAAGTCAGAAATTTCACGGTTCATCAAAGAGAAATTCCAGAGTCTTCAGGACAGCGAGATGTTGGTGTGTGCAATGCTGAAAACGGTAATACAGGCCTACCCTTGTTTTATTGTACTTTTCTTTATTGTGAAGTGTTTTACAAATTGGTATGTAACCATGTATGGAGCAAGTCTATCGGTgctatttttccaacagcatttgcccacttcatgtctctgtgtaaCAATTGTTAAGTctcataatatttcaaatttttgcaTTATTATGTTTGTTATGGTGATTTGTGATCAGTGACCTTCAATATCACTATCATAATTGTTTGGGGGCACCATGAATCTCGCCCATATAAGATGGCAAACTTGAATcaataaatgttgtgtgtgttttaactgcTTCACCAACCTACCattttcccatctctctccctctcctcaggcctctgTATCCCTTGAAAAggcaacaatattgaaattaggccaattaataatcCTACAATGGCCACTAAATGTCTTGTGATAGAGTCTACTCCTGGTGAAGGTGCTGTGAATATTGTGGAAATGACAAGAAAGGATTTagaatacatacataaacatagctgataaagcagtggcagggttGGAGAGGATGAgcccca includes the following:
- the LOC125104502 gene encoding LOW QUALITY PROTEIN: pancreatic progenitor cell differentiation and proliferation factor-like (The sequence of the model RefSeq protein was modified relative to this genomic sequence to represent the inferred CDS: deleted 1 base in 1 codon); amino-acid sequence: MATIPSSSLLVATQDYYWHRLGSTSSNSSFEVQSMVGKSLLTTRVSPRPTWVTGMHAAASGSPLSHSWLQCWSPQNAQNLARPPAAQSPATWLWKP